GTGAGCCCGTGCGTCTGGCCCATGCCCTGGAGTCCGCTGGCGTCACCTCCGTGCAGCTGGTGCCCTCCGTCCTCCAGTCCCTCCTCGAAGACGGCCAGCTGCCCTCCTTCTCCCGCCTGCGCCGCATGGTCACCATCGGCGAGGCCCTCCCTCCTTCCCTCTGCCGCTCCTGGTTCTCCCTCTTCCCCTCCATCCCCCTGCACAACGCCTACGGCCCCGCCGAGGCTTCCGACACCGCCACCGTCCACTCCCTGCATGCAGCGCCCTCGCGCGCCAGCACCCCCATCGGCACCCCCAAGGCCAACATGGAGGTGTACGTCCTGGACGACTCCCTTCAGCCCGTCCCCGTCGGCGTGGTGGGTGAGCTCTTCATCGGCGGCGTCGGCGTGGGCCGTGGCTACCTCAACCGCCCGGAGCTCTCCGCCGAGCGCTTCCTCCCCCACCCCTTCTCCTCCTCCCCTGGTGCCCGCCTCTACCGCACCGGTGACTTGGGCCGCCGCCTGCCCGACGGCACTCTGGAGTTCGTCGCCCGCGCCGACTTCCAGGTGAAGGTGCGCGGCATGCGCATCGAGCTGGCGGAAATCGAGTCGGCCCTGCTGCGCTTGCCCTCGGTGCGCTCGGCGGTGGTGATGGCTCGCGAGCGCCGTCCCGGCGACAAGTACCTGGTGGGCTTCGTCGTGGCCGAGCCGGGCAATAGTGAGGCCTCGCTGCAACAGGCCCTGGGCCGTGCTCTGCCGGGCTACATGGTGCCCGCGCGCTTCGTGCTGCTGGAGTCCCTGCCCCTCAGCCCCAACGGCAAGGTGGACAGGAAGGCCCTGGCCGCTCTGCCCGTGGAGGAGTCGGTGGGCACCGCCGAGGGTCAGCCTCCGCGCGGGCCTGTCGAGGAGCTGCTCGCACAACTCTTCTGCCAGGTCCTCGGCCTCGACAAGGTCCTGCGCGAAGAAGACTTCTTCCACCTGGGCGGCCACTCGCTGAGCGCGACGCGGCTGGCGGCTCGTGTGCGCCAGTCCTTCGGCGTGGAGCTACCGCTCAACACCGTCTTCGGCTCACCCACCGTGGCGGGCCTCGCTCGCGAGGTGTCTCGGCTCCAGGGCAGCGCCGGGCAGGAAGTACCGGCGCCCTCGCCTCGCCCGGCTGGTACGGCCCCCGTGCTCTCCTTCTCCCAGGAGCGCATGTGGTTCCTGCAACAGCTCGCTCCAGAGTCGGCGGCCTACAACGTGGCCCGAGCGGTGGAGCTGAGCGGCGCCATCGACGCGCAGTTGCTCGACACGGCCCTGCGCCAGCTGCTCGCGCGCCACACCGCGCCGCGCTCCGTCTTCCCCTCTTCCGAGGGCCGCCCGCTCTTGTCCTTCCAGCCGGTGCCCTCGCGCGTGCTGGACACCGAGGACCTGTCCTCCCTGGCCGAAGCCGGGCATGAGGCGTTCCTGTCCCGCCGCCTGCACGAGGAGGCCTCGCGCCCCTTCCAGCTGGAACAAGGGCCGCTCTACCGCTTCCGCCTGCTGCGCCTCTCACCCCAACGCCATGTCTTCCTCGTGGTGCTGCACCACCTGGTCGTGGACGGCTGGGGCTTCAATGTGCTGATCCAGGACCTGGGCGCCCTCTACACCGCGCTCAGCCGTCAGCAGGTGCCCCAGCTCCCGGCGCTGCCCCTGGAGTACTCCGACTTCGCCGCCTGGCAGCGCCTGCCCGCCGTCGCGGCCCGTGAGGCCACCCACCTGGAGTACTGGAAGCAGCAGCTCGCCGGCGCGCCTCCGCTGCTGGAGCTGCCCACCGACAGGCCTCGGCCAGCCCTCCGGACGGACAAGGGCGCACTGGCGAGACCGCTCCCACTGCCCCCCGCCCTCGCCCAGGCGCTGCGCGCCTTGTGCCGCGAGCAGCAGGTCACTCCCTTCATGGCCCTGTACGCGGCCTTCGCCACCCTCCTCTCCCGCTACTCGGGCCAGGACGACGTGTGCGTCGGCACTCCCGTCTCCGGCCGCGCCCATGTGGCCGCGGAAGGACTCGTGGGCCTCTTCCTCAATACCGTGGTGCTGCGCACCCGCCTGGGTGCCGCGCGCCCCTTCGCGGAGCTGCTGGCCCAGGTGCGCGAGACCACTCTGGCCGCACACGCGCACCAGGAGGCCCCCTTCGAGCGCGTCGTCGAGACGCTCGGTGTGGAGCGCAGCCTCGATCGGACTCCGCTCTTCCAGGTGATGTTCGACCTGTACCAGGAGGAGCACACGTTGGCCGAGGCGCTGTCCGATCTCGGCGCACGCCCTGTGCACGTGGACACCGGCACCACCCAGTTCGATCTCTACTTCAGCGTCGCCGAGAGCTCCGCCGGCTTCGAGCTTTCCCTTCAGTACAGCGCCGAGCTGTTCGAGGCCACCACGGTGCAGCGGATGTTGGAGCACTACCTCCAGCTCCTCTCCCATGCGCTGCGGGCTCCCACCGCTCGACTCGACTCCCTGCGCCTGCTCTCCGAGGACGAGCGTCACTTCGTCCTGCGTGCCTGCAACCAGACCCATCACCCTCTGGATCCACGGGACACGGTCGTCTCGCTCCTGTCCGCTCACGCCCAGCGCACGCCTCACAAGCCCGCCCTCGCCTTCGACGGCGGCCAGTGGTCCTATTCCGAGTTGGACGCGCACACCCACCGTGTCGCTCGCGTGCTGGCGGCCCAGGGTGTCGGCCCTGAGTCCCTCGTCGCCCTCGTCGGCCCCCGCTCCGAGGCCACCGTCCGCGCCGTCCTCTCCATCCACAGGGCTGGCGGCGCCTTCCTTCCCCTGGAGTCTCGGCTCCCCCCGGCCCGCATCGCACAGGTGCTCGCCGAGAGCCGTGCTCCCTTCGCCCTCTCTCTCGGTGACTCCGACTCCCTGCTGGCCGAGGCCCTCTCGCGTCTACCCGCGCATCAGCGCCCTCGCCTCCTCTCCCTCTCCGGCTGGGAAGCCCAGAGTCCCGAGCCCCTGCCTCGCCGCGACTCCCCCGACTGCCTGGCCTACGTCCTCTTCACCTCTGGCTCCACCGGCGTCCCCAAGGGCGTCATGATCGACCAGCGCGGCATGCTCAACCACATCCTGGGCATGCAGCTCTCCCTCGGCTTGTCCTCCGAGGAGGTGCTCGCGCAGACAGCCGCTCTCAGCTTCGACATCTCCGTCTGGCAGATGCTGGGCGCCTTCGCCCTGGGCGCCACCACCTGGCTCTTCCAGGACGAGCTGGTGCGCGAGCCCGCGCGTCTGGCCCATGCCCTAGAGTCGGCCGGCGTCACCTCCGTGCAGCTGGTGCCCTCCGTCCTCCAGTCCATGCTGGAAGACGGACAGGCCTCCTCCCTGCCCTCCTTCTCCCGCCTGCGCCGCATGGTCACCATCGGCGAGGCCCTCCCTCCTTCCCTCTGCCGCTCCTGGTTCTCCCTCTTCCCCTCCATCCCCCTGCACAACGCCTACGGCCCCGCCGAGGCTTCCGACACCGCCACCGTCCACTCCCTGCATGCAGCGCCCTCGCGCGCCAGCACCCCCATCGGCACCCCCAAGGCCAACATGGAGGTGTACGTCCTGGACGACTCCCTTCAGCCCGTCCCCGTCGGCGTGGTGGGTGAGCTCTTCATCGGCGGCGTCGGCGTGGGCCGTGGCTACCTCAACCGCCCGGAGCTCTCCGCCGAGCGCTTCCTCCCCCACCCCTTCTCCTCCTCCCCTGGTGCCCGCCTCTACCGCACCGGTGACTTGGGCCGCCGCCTGCCCGACGGCACTCTGGAGTTCGTCGCCCGCGCCGACTTCCAGGTGAAGGTGCGCGGCATGCGCATCGAGCTGGCGGAAATCGAGTCGGCCCTGCTGCGCTTGCCCTCGGTGCGCTCGGCGGTGGTGATGGCTCGCGAGCGCCGTCCCGGCGACAAGTACCTGGTGGGCTTCGTCGTGGCCGAGCCGGGCAATAGTGAGGCCTCGCTGCAACAGGCCCTGGGCCGTGCTCTGCCGGGCTACATGGTGCCCGCGCGCTTCGTGCTGCTGGAGTCCCTGCCCCTCAGCCCCAATGGCAAGGTGGACAGGAAGGCCCTGGCTGCCCTGCCCGTGGAGGAGTCGGTGGGCACCGCCGAGGGCCAGCCTCCGCGCGGGCCCGTCGAGGAGTTGCTCGCACAGCTCTTCTGCCAGGTCCTCGGCCTCGACAAGGTCCTGCGCGAGGACCATTTCTTCCAGTTGGGAGGCCACTCGCTGAACGCGACGTGGCTGGTGGCCCGTGTGCGCCAGTCCTTCGGCGTGGAGCTGCCACTCAGCACCCTCTTCGCCTCACCCACCGTGGCCGGACTGGCACGTGTCCTGACCGGACTACAAGGCAGCGCGCTGCACGAGGTGCCAGCGCCCTCGCCGCGCCCTGCCGATGCGCCCCCCGTGCTCTCCTTCTCCCAGGAGCGCATGTGGTTCCTGCAACAGCTCCAGCCAGACTCCAGCGCCTACCACATCACGGAGCTCGTGGAGCTGGAGGGCGAGCTGCGCTCCTCCGCTTTGGAAGAGGCCCTGCGGCTGGTGCTGACGCGCCACCCGGTGCTGCGCACCACCCTCACCGCCCATGAGGGGCGCCCGCTGCCCGTCATCCAGCCGCTGCCCGCGCAAGTGCTGCGGACGGAGTCCCTGGAGGACGCTCCCGATTCCGAGGCCCTCCTCCTCTCGCGCCTGCGCCAGGAGATGGACAGGCCCTTCCTCATGGAGGCCGGCCCTCTCCACCGCTTCTGGCTGTGGCGGCTCTCGCCCCGGCGCCACGTGCTGCTCGCCGTCTTCCACCACCTGCTCGTCGACGGGCTCTCCCTCTCCCTCTTCCTGCGTGAGCTCGGCCAGGCATTCTCCGCCTTCAGCCAGGGCCAACAGCCCTCGCTCCCCGCGCCCGCCTTGGACTACTCGGACGTGGCGGCCTGGCTGCGCTCGCCCGCGCTCGCCTCCCGCGAGGAGCGGCAACTGGAGTACTGGACCCGGCAACTGACCACCGCGCCCCGCCTGCTCCAGCTGCCCACCGACAAGCCCCGCCCCTCCGTCCTCTCCGACAAGGGTGGCTCCACCTCGCGCCTGCGCCTGCCCGACTCACTCGCCCAGGCCCTGGGTGCCCTGTGCCGCCAGCACCAGGTCACCCCCTTCATGGCCCTGTACGCCGCCTTCGCCGCCCTCCTCTCCCGCTACTCGGGCCAGGACGACGTGTGCGTCGGCACTCCCGTCTCCGGCCGTACCCACCCGGCCACCGAGGACGTCGTCGGCCTCTTCGCCAACACCTTGGTGCTGCGCACCCACCTGGAGCCCTCCGCCTCCTTCTCCGCGCTCCTGTCGCGGGTCCGCACCACCGCCCTCGAGGCCTTCGCCCACCAGGACGTCCCGTTCGACCGGCTCGTCTCCCGCCTCGGCGTGGAGCGCAGCCCCTCGCACGCGCCGCTCGTCCAGGTGGCCTTCGCCTGGAACCACTCCGCGCACGCCCTGGCCGAGGCCCTGCCCGGCCTCTCCGTCCGCCACCGCTACCTGCCCGTCACCGCCGCCAAGTTCGACCTGGCCCTCGTCGTCCAGGAGTCCGGCTCCTCGCTGGAGCTGGAGTTGGAGTACAGCGCCGAGCTGTTCGAGCCCTCCACGGTGCAGCGACTGCTGGAGCACTACCTCCAGCTCCTCTCCCACGCCCTGCGGGCCCCCGATACCCGCCTCGATTCCCTCCGCCTCCTCTCCGAGGACGAGCGCGAGCGCGTGGTACGGGTCTTCAACACGCCCCCCCGTCCGCTCAACACCCGCGCCACCTTCGCCGCCCTCTTCGAGGCCCAGGTGGCACGCACGCCGGAGGCCACGGCCCTCGTCGCGCGTGACGGCGCGCTGACGTACCGGGAGCTGGACGCGCGAGCCACCGCGCTCGCCCGGCATCTCGCCTCGCTGGGAGCGGGCCCCGAGTCCGTCATCGGCGTCTGCCTGGAGCGCACCACCGAGCTGCTCGTCTCGCTGCTGGCCGTCCACAAGGCGGGCGCGGCCTACCTGCCCCTGGAGATTTCACACCCGCTCGAGCGCCGCATCGCCCTGTTGCGCAACGCGGGCGCACGCGCGGTGGTGGCGCGTCCCGAATCCTTCCCCGAGGCGCTCCCCGCCATCGCGCACGTGACGCCCGAGGCCCAGAGCACCGAAGCCGCGCTCGGAGCCGCCGAGCCGGAGAACCTCGCGCTGGTCCTCTTCACCTCCGGCACCACCGGCGAGCCCAAGGCCGTCGAGCTCACCCACCTCAACCTCTGCCACCTCTTCGAGGCGGCCGATGCCGCGTACCCCACGTGCCCGGGTGACATCGTGCTGGCGGCCATCTCGGTGGCGTTCGACGTCCACGTGGTGGAGCTGCTCTATCCGCTGGCACGGGGCGCGACGATCATCCTGCGGGAGACCGGAGCCCTGGGGCTGGCCCGGGACATCGTCCACCACCGGGCGACACACCTGATGGCCACCCCGTCCGTGGTGACGGCAGCGCTCGACGAGCCGGAGGCACCCGAGGCCTTCCAGCGGCTCTTGTTCCTCCAGCTCGGAGGCGAGGCCCCTCCCGAGTCGCTGGTGCGCCGGCTGGCGGGAGGCCGGGTCCAGCTGCTCAACGGCTACGGCCCCAGCGAGACGACCTGCATCACCACCCTGCACCCGATGCGTCCGGGCGCGCCCATCCGGCTGGGGCGTCCGCTCGACCGGGTGCGCGTGTACGTGCTCGACGCGCTCGGCCAGCCGGTTGCCCCCGGCGTGCCGGGAGAGCTTCACATCGGCGGCGAGGGCGTCTCACGCGGCTACCACGGGCGCCCGGAGCTGACGGCCGAGCGATTCGTCCCCGACGCCTTCTCCGGCGTCCCCGGCGCCCGGCTCTACCGCACGGGTGACCGCGTCCGGTGGAACGCCGATGGCACCCTGAGCTTCCTGGGCCGCACGGACCTCCAGGTGAAGGTGCGCGGCATGCGCATCGAGCTGGAGGAGGTCGAAGCCGCCCTCCTGCGCCAGCCCGGAGTCCGCCAGGCGGCGGTGCTCGCGCGCCAGCGTCACCAGGAGACGCGCCTGGAGGCCTTCATTACCTACGAAGGGGACGCCCCCCGTGCGGAGGAGACGCTGCGCGGGGCGCTGACTTCGGCGCTCCCAGGAGCGATGGTGCCCTCGCGCATCGTCGTGCTCGACACGCTCCCCCTCAAACCTACGGGCAAGGTCGATCGCCAGGCCCTGGCCGCGCTGCCCGTGGCGGCTCCAGCACCGCGGCCCGCGGGCGAGCCCCCGCGCGGGCCAGCGGAGGAGCTGGTGGCCGAGCTCTTCCAGCGGTTGCTGGGCGTCGAGCACGTAGGGAGGGCGGGCCACTTCTTCGAGCTCGGCGGCCACTCGTTGAGCGCGGTACAGCTCGTGGCCTCTCTGCGTCGGGCCTTCGGCGTGGAGCTGCCGCTGAGCACCCTTTTCGCGGATCCCACGGTGGCGGGACTCGCCGCCCGGCTCGGCACCGCGCCCCGGCGGCGGGAGGAGCTACGGCCATCCGGCCCCCGCCCGGCACGCGTCCCCGCGTCGCTGGTGCAGGAGCGGCTCTGGTACGCACTGCAGCTCCCGGAGGCTCCGCCCTATGTGGTGGTGCTCGGACTGGTGCTCGAGGGCCCGCTCGACAGCGCGAGGCTGGAGGCGGCCCTCTCCACGGTGGTGGAGCGCAACGAGACGCTGCGCTCCACCTTCTTCCAGGAGGGAGAGACCGTCTTCGTACGCACGGGTGAGGTGTCCGGACCGCTGCTCGCGCGGACGGACCTCTCGCACCTGCCTTCCGGAGAGGCCCTGGCGGCGGCGCGGGAGCGCGCGACCCGACACGACCACCAGCCCTTCGACGTGGCGCATGGCCCGCTGTACCGCTTCGAGCTGCTCCAGCTGGACGCGACGAGGACGCGGCACGCGCTCCTCGCGGCGGTGAGTCACCTCGTAGTGGACGGGCTGGGGCTGCGGGCCCTGCTGGACGAGGTGGCGGCGGCCTACCGTGCGCCGCTCGCGGGCGAGCCGTCCGCGCGGCCGGCCGACTCCGTGCAGTACGCGGACTTCGCCCTCTGGCAGCGGCGGCCCGAGCACCTGCGCCAGATGGAGGAGAGCCTCGAGTCCTGGAAGCGGGCGCTGGCGCACGCGCCGACGGTGCTGGACCTGCCGCTGGACTTCCCGCGCCGGGCCCCCGCGCTCAACGCCAACATGCGGCCGGTGCGGCTGTCGCTGCGGCCCGGGGACGTGGAGGTGCTCCGAGGGCTGGCCCGGAGCGAGGGCGTCTCCACCTTCACCGCCGTGCTGGCGCTCATGCAAGCATGGCTGCACCGGCTGAGCGCCCAGCCGCACGTGGTGGTGGCCTCGCCGTTCTCGGGGCGCACCCTGCCCGAGACGGAGCACCTGGTGGGCTACTTCACCCAGGTGCTGCCGCTGTGCACCGACGTGTCGGGAGAGCCCTCCTTCCGGGAGTTGCTGAAGCGGGCCCTCGGCGTCGTGACGCACGCCACGGCCCACCAGGAGGTGCCCTTCAAGCGCATCGCGGACACCGTCCAGCCCGACGCGGATCGCACCGCCCCCCCGCTGGCCCAGGCGCTGCTGCTGCTCGACTCCATCGGCACCCCGGGCTTCGAGGGGCTCGCGGCATCGGACCTCGCGGCCGAGGGCGTCATCCCGGCCTATGACGTGGTGCTGCACCTGGTGGAGAAGCCCGGGGGCGTGATGGACGGGGACCTCGCCACCGACAGCGCCCTCTTCACGCGGACGACGTCTGAGCGCATGGCCCGCGCCTTCGAGCAGCTCCTCGCCGAGGCCGTGCGTGCCCCGGACGTGCCGCTCTCGCGCCTGTCCCTGCTGTCGGCGGAGCAGCGCGCGCGGGTGCTGGAGGCGCTCGACGGCGGAGCCCAGGACGTGCCCGCCGGGGCCTGCGTGCACACGCCCTTCGAGGCACAAGTGCGCCGCACGCCCGAGGCTCCCGCCGTCTCCCACGGCGCCACCACCTGGAGCTACGCGGAGCTCAACGCCCGGGCCAACCTCCTGGCATCCCGGCTCCTCGAGCAGGGTCTGCGTCCCGAGGAGCGGGTGGGCGTGGTGATGGAGCCCTCCGCGCAGGGCCTGGCGGTGCTGCTCGGCATCCTCAAGGCCGGTGGCGCCTACGTGCCGCTCGATCCGGGCTGGCCGGAGCCGCGCAAGCGCGTGGTGCTGGAGCGCGCCGGGGTGAAGCGCCTCTGGGTGGACGCGGAGCTGCTGGAGGCACACGCCACCCTCGTGCCCCTGGTGGAGGTGCCGCCACAACCGGAGCGGGTGCCGGGAGAGCTCGGCCCCGGGCCCCGGACGGTGTCCGACGCGCAGCTCGCGTACATCATCTTCACCTCTGGCTCCACCGGCGAGCCCAAGGGAGTGATGGTGGAGCACCGCTCGGTGGTCAACCACAACCTCGCCATCGCCGCGCGCTTCGGCCTGCGCCCTGGCGACCGGATGTTGCAGTTCGCCCCGCTCAGCTTCGACGCGGCGGCCGAGGACCTGTACCCGCCGCTCGCGGTGGGCGCCACGGTGGTGATGCGCAGCGGCCTGCTGCCGGCACACACGATGACGCCCTACCTGGAGCAGGAGGGCATCACGATCATCAGCCTGCCACCGACGTACATCGAGGAGTGGATCCGGCAGATGGAGGCCCTGGGACAGCGAGTGCCCTCGCGGCTGCACCTGCTGGCCCCCGGCGGCGACGTGCTCAAGCGCGAGACGTTCGAGGCCTGGCAACGCGTGGGAGGCGCGCACGCGCCCTGGGTCAACGTCTACGGCCCCACCGAGTGCACCATCACCTCCGCCACGTGCGACATCCCCGGCGCCGAGGGCGTGGGCACCGACGCCACCTTCCCCATCGGCCGCCCCATCCCCCGCGTCCGCTTCTACCTGCTCGACGAGCACCTGCAGCCTGTGCTCCCGGGGTTGCCGGGCAAGGTGTACATCGGTGGCGCGGCGCTCTCGCGTGGCTACCTCGATGCGCCAGACCCGACGGCCGAGCGCTTCGTGCCCGATCCGTTCGCGGGCGTGCCCGGCGCGCGCATGTACCACACAGGTGACCTGGCCCGGCTCCAGCCGGACGGACGGCTACGCTTCCTCGGACGTGCGGACCACCAGGTGAAGATCCGCGGCTTCCGCATCGAGCTGTCGGAGATCGAAGCCTGCCTGCGGCGCTTCCCGGAGGTGGAGGAGGCGGTGGTGGTGGCCCGTACCTCGGCGGCGGGCGTGCAGCAACTGTGCGCCTACGTGCAGGCACCGGCCCCGGTCCGGGCGGACGCGCTCCGCGCGCACGTGGCGGAGCGGCTTCCCCAGTACATGGTGCCCGCGGCCTTCGTCGTCCTGGAGAAGCTGCCCATCAACAACAACGGCAAGGTGGATCGTCATGCCCTGCCGGATCCGGACGCGATGGCGGCCCCCGCTCCCGTGGCGGTGGAGGAGCCCGCCTCGGCGAAGCTGGAGACGCCCTTCCGCTCGACGCTGGAGATGCGGCTGCAGCGGCTGTTCAGCGAGGTGCTGCGCCAGCCGACCATCAAGCCCGAGGATAACTTCTTCGAGCTTGGCGGCGACTCCATCCTCGCCATGCGGCTGCTGGGGCGGATGGAGGAGGAGTTCGGCGTCCCCGTGCCGCTGGCCGCGCTCTTCCAGTACCCGGTGTTGAAGGACACGGCGGACGCGGTGCGCGAGCTGCTGGCGGAAGGAGAGACCTCCTCGAGCGTGGTGCGCCTGTCCGGCCCCGGCACCCCGGCCGAGGCGCCTCCCCTCTTCCTCTTCCACCCGGGTGACGGCGAGTTGCACCACTACCGCCACCTCGCGCCGCTGCTGGAGCCGGGCTTCCGCGTCTTCGGCATCCAGGCTCCGGAGACGCTGTCCGGGCGCACCTTCGCCAACTTCGACGAGCGCATCACGGCGTATGTGAAGGACCTCCAGGCCGTGCAGCCCCACGGGCCCTACCGGCTCATGGGGTACTCGTACGGTGGCTATCCCGCGCTCGGTGTGGCGGCGGCGCTCGAGGCGGCGGGCGAGCGGGTGGAGCTGCTCGCCATGCTCGACACCCTCACCTTCGAGACCATCGACGTCATCGCGCCGACGCGGGTGGATCCCGCCCTGCTGGTGGCCGAGGAGTTCGGCGTGCTCGACGAGGAACTGCGGCGCGAGCTGGCCCCGCTGGCTCCCGAGACGAAGTGGGACGTGGTGGCGGCCCGAGCACGCGCGAAGGGCACCGCGGCGAGCCACTTCGAGGGGAAGGACCTCTCCCGGCTCTGGCACATCCTCGGAGAGGTGCTGGTGCCGCAGGTGCGGAGCTGGAAGGTGCCTTCGCTCCCGGGCTCGCGGCTCCTGCTGCTGCGCGCCGAGGCCACGCAGGCCCAGGACGAGACGCTCGGGTGGGGCCGGTACGTGCCGCGAGAGCGGATCGACGTGGTGACGGTACCGGGCGCCCACTTCAGTGCCCTGCAACCCCCGGGCGTGGAGGCGCTCGCGGAGCGGCTGCGCGCGGTGCTGGCGCGGACGCTGGATTAAGGGCCGAGCGAGGACCTGCTCGTGTTCCGCATGCTCCCTCTCCCTCTGGGAGAGGGCGGGGGGTGAGGGTATGGGGAGCACCCGGGTTGCCCCTGTGCTCTGTCACACAAGTGGGGGCTCTGGAACAAATACCCTCACCCTAGCCCTCTCCCAGAGGGAGAGGGGACATCCACGGTGAAGACTCCACTAGCGGATGCGGCCCTCGAGCCAGGACTTGGTGAAGATGTTGGGGCTGAGCGGAGCCAGCTCCACCTGCTCGTACTTCACCACCATCTGGGTGCCCTCCTCCTCCTCCAGCTCAAGGACCTCCTTGTAGTGGTAGACGGTCTGGCCGCTCACGGGGTCCTTGAGCCGCTGGTAGCTGCGGATGATGTCGGTGCGCAGCGTCTTGCCCGAGGGCGCGTACCCCACGCGCTTGACGATGTTGTGGTCGGGGTCCACCCAGAGCCGGAGCATGGGGAAGTTGACCTCGGCCTCGGGCTTCGCGGTCAGCATCAGCTTGCGGTAGGCGGTGCCGTTGATGGTCTCCTCGCCCTCGTCCTTGGCCTCGTAGTCCTCGGAGAGGCGGGAGCGGTCGAAGTCGCCCTCGCAGGCGATGGTGCCGATGATGTTGGCGCGCCGGGTGGTGCGCTCCCACTGGCCCACGGCGACGTTGTACTCCCACAGGTTCTTGCCGATGCGCAGGTAGCCACCGCCGGCCATGTTCCGGGGCTGGGTGATGAGGAAGAGCAGGTCCTGCGCCGAGTCGCGGCGGTAGACGTTCATCTCGAACGCCTTCTCGACACCGTCCTTGCGGATCTCCCGCATGCGCACGATGCCCTTGTAGTCACTGGCGAAGCCCATCCGCTTATCGATGATGCGCAGGAGCTCCGCCGGGGAGGCCTTGCTGGTGGCCTTCTCGGCCGTGGCGGCCTTCTCGACGTTGGCGACCTTGTCGGCCGCGCCCGCCAGGGCCGGCTGCAGCAGGGCGAGTGCCAGGACACACGAGGACACCAGGGCACGTGGCTTCATCACAGGGACTCCATGGCGGAACGAGGAGGGAGGGCGGCGGCGCGGGCCGCCGGGAGGATGGAGGCGACCCCCGCCCCGAAGGTGACGAGGAGCACCGCGAACAGGGCCTCACCCAGGCGCGGCTCCAGGGGCAGGGTGCCGCTGAAGAACAGGCTGGCCATGGCCTCGGGCAGGGAGAGGGCCCCCTGGAGGAGCGCGCACAGGGCCGTGGCCACGAACGCCCCCACGAAAGAAGCCGTCAACCCCAACAGCAGCCCCTCCAGTACGAACAGGCCCAC
This is a stretch of genomic DNA from Archangium violaceum. It encodes these proteins:
- a CDS encoding outer membrane lipoprotein-sorting protein, translating into MKPRALVSSCVLALALLQPALAGAADKVANVEKAATAEKATSKASPAELLRIIDKRMGFASDYKGIVRMREIRKDGVEKAFEMNVYRRDSAQDLLFLITQPRNMAGGGYLRIGKNLWEYNVAVGQWERTTRRANIIGTIACEGDFDRSRLSEDYEAKDEGEETINGTAYRKLMLTAKPEAEVNFPMLRLWVDPDHNIVKRVGYAPSGKTLRTDIIRSYQRLKDPVSGQTVYHYKEVLELEEEEGTQMVVKYEQVELAPLSPNIFTKSWLEGRIR